In Pseudomonadota bacterium, one DNA window encodes the following:
- a CDS encoding tail fiber domain-containing protein produces MFSHSAFDAQQYPLLKATGNVGIGTWAPTCKLDVDGDIRASGGLVVGSSRDLKLDIEELQSEDALKTLLALNPVNYRYKADLQEKRVGFIAEKVPELVAMNDHQGLSTMDIVAALTKVVQEQRKNIDKLRL; encoded by the coding sequence CTGTTTTCGCATTCAGCCTTCGACGCCCAGCAATACCCTTTGCTGAAAGCCACCGGCAACGTCGGTATCGGTACTTGGGCTCCAACATGCAAGCTGGACGTGGACGGCGATATCAGGGCCAGCGGCGGCCTGGTGGTGGGTTCAAGTCGGGATCTGAAGTTAGACATTGAAGAGCTGCAATCCGAGGACGCCCTGAAAACCTTGCTCGCGCTCAACCCGGTCAACTACCGTTACAAGGCCGATTTGCAGGAAAAGAGGGTCGGTTTTATCGCCGAGAAGGTGCCGGAGCTGGTCGCCATGAACGATCACCAGGGCCTGAGCACAATGGATATCGTCGCCGCCCTGACCAAGGTGGTGCAGGAGCAGCGGAAAAACATTGACAAGTTACGGCTTTAG